In bacterium, a single window of DNA contains:
- a CDS encoding site-specific integrase: protein MAAKVRWYKNAWWLDVHHKGRRHKRRFGATKTQKQKAEAVATKVNAAIALGTFDPAGEQARPPLPVAEQLRAWHRRYKPTLKPSTQVSSLGLIDRHLAPFFGELDLRDLHRNHLLDFIQRKLDEGLSPATIQNALSILRRVCSLAVEDEVLDRNPAARVGTLIRRVTGSLASEVRQADAWTEQEVATLLEVAARRDRWISEARGPQDKDRASDPSYRAARLRLHERPFYPLLHFAFSTGCRKGEILGLQWADIDLGNRRITIRRALVRGEPTTPKSGRARPVMIPVGLAEMLLDLQGERRREIIARGWKEVPPWVFCDARGGPLNERNFTRSWDRIRREAVEKHRVRKLPFHTTRHTYASRAIAAGRSVRWVAGQLGHANPELTLRVYAHWMTEAEGDLGFAEFGGIDDSGGPERPQTAPPDGDTAKAPTEDGATPRSNSDFMERETGLEPATLGLGSQVSESGKVLKPIGFS from the coding sequence CGGTGGTACAAGAACGCGTGGTGGTTGGACGTTCACCACAAGGGCCGGCGTCACAAGCGCCGCTTCGGAGCGACAAAGACGCAGAAGCAGAAAGCGGAGGCGGTGGCCACGAAGGTGAACGCAGCGATTGCGCTCGGAACCTTCGATCCGGCAGGCGAGCAGGCGCGCCCTCCCCTGCCCGTTGCCGAGCAGCTCCGTGCGTGGCACCGGCGCTACAAGCCAACACTGAAGCCCTCGACACAGGTATCCTCGCTCGGGCTGATCGATCGACATCTGGCACCGTTCTTCGGCGAGCTCGATCTCCGCGACCTGCACCGGAATCACCTGCTCGACTTCATCCAGCGCAAGCTCGACGAGGGGCTCAGCCCAGCCACCATCCAGAACGCTCTCAGCATTCTTCGCCGGGTCTGCTCCCTCGCGGTGGAAGACGAGGTGCTGGATCGAAATCCCGCGGCGCGCGTCGGGACACTCATCCGGCGCGTCACCGGCAGCCTGGCCTCCGAGGTTCGTCAGGCGGACGCCTGGACCGAGCAAGAAGTGGCCACGTTGCTCGAGGTCGCCGCCCGCCGTGACCGCTGGATCTCCGAGGCACGGGGCCCTCAGGACAAAGACCGAGCGAGTGATCCGAGCTACCGAGCGGCGCGGCTTCGTCTCCACGAGCGGCCCTTCTACCCCCTGCTCCATTTCGCCTTCTCCACGGGCTGCCGGAAGGGCGAGATCCTCGGCCTGCAGTGGGCGGATATCGATCTCGGGAATCGCCGCATCACGATCCGCCGGGCACTCGTACGAGGCGAACCGACGACTCCCAAGAGCGGGCGAGCCCGCCCGGTGATGATCCCGGTCGGCCTGGCCGAGATGCTCCTCGATCTACAGGGCGAGCGGCGTCGCGAGATCATAGCCCGGGGCTGGAAGGAGGTTCCGCCCTGGGTCTTCTGCGACGCCCGCGGAGGGCCGCTGAACGAGCGGAACTTCACGCGCTCCTGGGATCGGATCCGGCGGGAGGCGGTAGAGAAGCACCGCGTCCGCAAGCTGCCGTTCCACACGACGCGCCACACCTACGCGAGCCGCGCCATTGCCGCGGGCCGCTCCGTGCGCTGGGTTGCGGGGCAGCTCGGCCACGCCAACCCCGAACTCACGCTTCGCGTCTACGCCCACTGGATGACTGAGGCGGAGGGCGACCTCGGCTTCGCCGAGTTCGGGGGAATCGATGATTCCGGCGGCCCCGAACGGCCCCAGACGGCCCCTCCCGACGGGGACACCGCAAAGGCGCCAACGGAAGACGGCGCAACTCCGCGATCCAACTCAGATTTCATGGAGCGCGAGACGGGACTCGAACCCGCGACCCTCGGCTTGGGAAGCCAGGTCTCGGAATCAGGCAAGGTCCTGAAACCAATAGGCTTTTCGTAA